In the genome of Pseudomonas sp. LBUM920, one region contains:
- a CDS encoding pantothenate kinase, giving the protein MILELDCGNSFIKWRVLDAPSISACAEGVVGSDLALIESLTAIPGLLLTRCRLVSVRASEETGKLVEALQEAFGVTVACAASAREMAGVRNGYEEYERLGLDRWLAMLGGFKLAPGACLVLDFGTAATADFIAADGEHLGGFICPGMPLMRSQLRTHTRKIRYDDAAAEQAMEHLSPGRTTVEAVERGCTLMLRGFVLTQLELARRYWGEDFTVFLTGGDADLVSDAVPQARFVPDLVFVGLAMACPLF; this is encoded by the coding sequence ATGATTCTTGAGCTCGACTGTGGAAATAGCTTTATCAAGTGGCGGGTGCTTGATGCGCCGAGCATTAGCGCCTGCGCAGAGGGTGTTGTCGGTTCAGATCTCGCATTAATAGAAAGTCTGACCGCAATTCCGGGTCTGCTGCTGACGCGATGCCGTTTGGTGAGCGTTCGTGCTTCAGAGGAAACGGGAAAGTTGGTTGAGGCATTGCAGGAGGCATTTGGTGTCACAGTGGCTTGCGCTGCCTCAGCGAGAGAAATGGCGGGAGTGCGCAACGGTTATGAAGAGTACGAGCGCCTCGGGCTTGATCGCTGGTTAGCAATGCTTGGCGGTTTCAAGTTGGCGCCGGGTGCTTGCTTGGTGCTCGACTTCGGTACCGCCGCGACTGCGGACTTTATCGCTGCTGACGGTGAGCATCTAGGAGGCTTTATATGCCCTGGAATGCCCCTGATGCGCAGTCAGCTGCGAACACACACCCGCAAGATTCGCTACGACGATGCCGCAGCAGAGCAGGCCATGGAGCATCTTTCCCCAGGTCGAACCACCGTTGAGGCCGTTGAGCGTGGCTGCACGCTCATGCTTCGGGGGTTTGTATTGACCCAGCTTGAGTTGGCTCGGCGCTATTGGGGGGAGGATTTCACCGTCTTCCTGACAGGCGGGGATGCTGACCTGGTCTCGGATGCCGTACCGCAGGCTCGCTTTGTTCCGGATCTGGTTTTTGTGGGACTGGCGATGGCGTGCCCTTTGTTCTGA